From the Longimicrobium sp. genome, one window contains:
- the ruvX gene encoding Holliday junction resolvase RuvX, with protein sequence MGRTIALDYGERRIGVAVSDPTRTIASPLVTLHRRPGKRPPWAEIAKLVEEHEADEAVVGLPLDLAGEESAWTAEVRQFGEDLARRTGLPVHWVDERLTSVRAERAVRGMGLKKSAREEKERVDSTAAALILEGWLTLRRSRAAEGES encoded by the coding sequence ATGGGCAGAACCATCGCACTGGACTACGGCGAGCGGCGGATCGGGGTCGCCGTCTCGGACCCGACGAGGACGATCGCGTCGCCGCTCGTCACGCTGCACCGGCGGCCGGGGAAACGGCCGCCGTGGGCGGAGATCGCGAAGCTCGTCGAGGAGCACGAGGCGGACGAGGCGGTGGTGGGGCTGCCGCTGGACCTGGCGGGCGAGGAGAGCGCGTGGACGGCCGAGGTGCGCCAGTTCGGCGAGGACCTGGCGCGGCGCACGGGGCTGCCGGTGCACTGGGTGGACGAGCGCCTCACCTCCGTGCGCGCCGAGCGTGCCGTGCGCGGCATGGGGCTGAAGAAGAGCGCCCGCGAGGAGAAGGAGCGCGTCGACTCCACCGCCGCCGCCCTGATCCTGGAAGGCTGGCTCACGCTCCGCCGCTCCCGCGCCGCGGAGGGCGAATCGTGA
- the mltG gene encoding endolytic transglycosylase MltG, whose translation MPRASGLSAVADSLAAREIIDSPGRFKLYARMQGAATKIKPGVYEFRRGTAWSGILQKLVSGDVVKVRVVIPEGWTLRQIAGRIAANTGMQPDSVFALLFDTAAARRHGVPGPTLEGYLYPATYVFPMGTSVETMAREMVRNYKGAWTPEMRQRAQALGMSEREAVTLASIVEREAKVWSERPTIAAVYHNRLKRGMRLQADPTVQYALGVQRARLLYRDIRSVGENPYNTYTHAGLPPGPIASPSKGAIEATLSPAAADYLYFVARPNGTHVFTRTLAEHNAAKRAAQREARAAARAPGR comes from the coding sequence GTGCCGCGCGCCAGCGGGCTCTCCGCCGTGGCCGACTCGCTCGCGGCGCGGGAGATCATCGACTCGCCGGGGCGCTTCAAGCTGTACGCGCGGATGCAGGGCGCGGCCACGAAGATCAAGCCCGGCGTCTACGAGTTCCGGCGCGGCACCGCGTGGTCCGGGATTCTCCAGAAGCTGGTCTCGGGCGACGTGGTGAAGGTGCGCGTGGTGATCCCCGAGGGGTGGACGCTGCGCCAGATCGCCGGGCGCATCGCCGCGAACACGGGGATGCAGCCCGACTCCGTCTTCGCGCTGCTCTTCGACACCGCCGCGGCGCGCAGGCACGGCGTCCCCGGGCCCACGCTGGAGGGCTACCTCTACCCCGCCACCTACGTCTTCCCCATGGGGACGTCGGTCGAGACGATGGCGCGGGAGATGGTGCGCAACTACAAGGGCGCGTGGACCCCGGAGATGAGGCAGCGCGCGCAGGCGCTGGGGATGAGCGAGCGGGAGGCGGTGACGCTCGCCTCCATCGTCGAGCGCGAGGCGAAGGTGTGGAGCGAGCGGCCCACCATCGCCGCCGTCTACCACAACCGGCTGAAGCGGGGGATGCGGCTCCAGGCCGACCCCACGGTGCAGTACGCGCTGGGCGTGCAGCGCGCGCGGCTCCTCTACCGCGACATCCGCTCCGTGGGCGAGAACCCGTACAACACCTACACGCACGCGGGGCTGCCGCCGGGCCCGATCGCCTCGCCCAGCAAGGGCGCCATCGAGGCCACCCTGAGCCCCGCCGCCGCCGACTACCTCTACTTCGTCGCCCGGCCGAACGGCACCCACGTCTTCACCCGCACCCTGGCCGAGCACAACGCCGCCAAGCGCGCCGCCCAGCGCGAGGCCCGCGCCGCCGCCCGCGCCCCGGGGCGATGA